GTGACCTGCGTCATTCCGGCCACGACCCGCGTCGACCATGTCCGCGAGAATCTGGCGGCGGCATCGGGCCCGCTGCCGGATCGCGCATTGCGGGAGCGGATCGCCGCGGATGTCGAGGCGGCCGTCTGATGCCCTGGACCGACTACACCCTGAACGACTTCCTGCTGTTTGCCCCCGAGACCTATCAGCGCCTGTTCATCCGCTATCACGAGGCGATCTGGCCGCTGCAGATCCCGGCCGTCATCGCCATGCTGGTGATCCCCTGGCTGATCCTGCGGCGTGGCGGGGTGGAGCCGCGGATGATGCGCATCGCCCTGCCGATCCTGGCGGTGGTCTGGGTGTGGATCGGCACCGATTTCCTTTATCAGCGCTACGGCGAGATCAACTGGGCGGCGGTCTGGCCGGCCGCCGGCTTCATGCTGCAGGGCGTTCTGCTGCTGGCGACGGCCTTCGCCGAGCCGGAACAGCCTCCGGATGTCCGCGTCCCGCCCGCCGCCCGCGACGCCGGCCTGCTGGTCATGGCCGCAGCCGTGATCCTGCTGCCGCTCGCCGCGCCGCTTTCGGGCCGGCCCTGGCTCTCGGCCGAACTTGTGGGCGTGACCCCGGATGCCACCGCGCTCTTCACCCTGGGCCTGCTTGCCCTGAAACCGCTCCGCCTGCGCCTGCTGCTCCTGCCGGTGCCGCTGCTCTGGTGCCTGCTCTCGACCCTCACCCAGATCGCCATGGACTGGCCCGACGCCTGGATCCTGCCGGCCCTCGCCGCGGCGGCGGTGGCGGCGACGCTGTTGCCGCGGGAGAAGGTCGATTAGCCCGCAAATCTGACGACATATTTTTCTGAAAAATCTACCTGGGATTATGCAATATTGCATGTCAGATCGATGATGGGGGCATGGCATCGGAGCATGCTCCCAGGAGGCTGATGACGGGGGCTCCGCAGGTGAGCTGGGCATTATTTGTCGATGAATCGGGGCAGGATCGGCGGTACTCCCCTTATGAAGTTCTGGCCGGGGTTGCTGTCGAAGATCGCCGGATATGACTTGTGGAGATCGTCAGGCGTATGCGCTATCGCCATCTCACCGATGGCGGGGACGCCGTCTGGGGCGTCAAGGAAATCCGGGATCTACGGCCGCGTGCCGCCGTTGCAACGAAAAAAGGCAATGCAGCGTAACCGCCACAAAGCCTCCATCTCTAATATGGCGGGCATCACCCGATCTGGCAATACCCGATCGGGTGATACCCAGGGCTATCGCATTTGCCCGATGACGGATCGGGCGAATGCGTCGGACCATCCGGATCGCTTTCGCTTGCGACGGATGGAGATGGACGGCCTGGCCGTTTTGAGGACGTTGAGGGCGAGTTTTCGGATGATGGCGAGGTTTTCCGGACCGTGGTCCTTGCGAGCGCGGGCCTCATCCTCGCGGAAGGTGGTGTCGAGAACCCAGTGCA
This genomic window from Tistrella mobilis contains:
- a CDS encoding DUF6064 family protein, which encodes MPWTDYTLNDFLLFAPETYQRLFIRYHEAIWPLQIPAVIAMLVIPWLILRRGGVEPRMMRIALPILAVVWVWIGTDFLYQRYGEINWAAVWPAAGFMLQGVLLLATAFAEPEQPPDVRVPPAARDAGLLVMAAAVILLPLAAPLSGRPWLSAELVGVTPDATALFTLGLLALKPLRLRLLLLPVPLLWCLLSTLTQIAMDWPDAWILPALAAAAVAATLLPREKVD